The proteins below are encoded in one region of Sander lucioperca isolate FBNREF2018 chromosome 11, SLUC_FBN_1.2, whole genome shotgun sequence:
- the LOC116058868 gene encoding alpha-2-HS-glycoprotein-like isoform X14, producing MKGFHIVVLLSSAVLLVSAAPALELVTCSKESGAAAARLTMHRINENHGHGYKFRLQEIQGNKVETVDGGCNLELQLNLLETVCHVINPKHFEDCEIRRESARAVMANCTIKMSVRNTDANVTKYECDTRQVKTNREMVRICPDCPTLHPLNSTEGLKSVNEAVSKFNQNTTNQHYYILKEVGRIKVGYIPSVGMAYYAEFALVETHCPTGSRINPEACKPLCPDRAHHAFCKSTYFRSTGLQSVECEFYPPSNTTALGPGEQEPICRHHVGGHPPHVGAGRPPLGPRDGDGHPPHVGAGRPLLGCILPPFGGDGHPPHVGTWQMITAYFTDGLGRTADKV from the exons ATGAAGGGATTTCACATCGTGGTGCTGCTGTCCTCGGCCGTGCTGCTGGTCAGCGCTGCTCCGGCTCTGGAGCtggtgacatgcagcaaagagagTGGAGCTGCGGCCGCACGGCTGACTATGCATCGCATCAACGAGAACCATGGCCACGGCTACAAGTTCAGACTCCAAGAGATCCAAGGCAACAAAGTGGAAACG GTGGACGGAGGCTGTAACCTCGAGCTGCAGTTGAACCTTCTGGAGACAGTGTGCCACGTCATCAACCCCAAACACTTTGAGGACTGTGAGATCCGTAGAGAGTCTGCGCGG gCAGTGATGGCTAACTGCACCATAAAGATGAGCGTTAGAAATACTGACGCCAACGTCACCAAGTATGAGTGTGACACGCGACAAG taaaaaCCAACAGGGAGATGGTGAGGATTTGCCCTGACTGTCCCACGCTGCACCCACTGAACAGCACTGAAGGTCTGAAGTCTGTTAATGAAGCTGTGAGCAAATTCAACCAGAACACCACCAACCAGCACTACTACATCCTGAAGGAAGTGGGACGGATCAAAGTTGGG TACATTCCCTCTGTAGGGATGGCCTACTATGCTGAGTTTGCCCTTGTGGAGACTCATTGTCCAACGGGAAGCAGAATCAATCCTGAGGCATGCAAACCCCTCTGCCCCGACAGAGCT CATCATGCTTTCTGCAAGTCAACTTACTTCAGGTCAACCGGACTCCAGTCAGTTGAGTGTGAATTCTATCCCCCATCG AACACGACTGCCCTTGGCCCTGGTGAGCAAGAGCCCATATGCAGGCATCATGTGGGTGGCCATCCTCCCCATGTAGGCGCTGGCAGACCTCCCCTTGGTCCCCGTGACGGCGATGGCCATCCTCCCCATGTAGGCGCTGGCAGACCTCTCCTTGGATGCATATTGCCTCCCTTCGGTG GCGATGGCCATCCTCCCC
- the LOC116058868 gene encoding alpha-2-HS-glycoprotein-like isoform X16 yields the protein MKGFHIVVLLSSAVLLVSAAPALELVTCSKESGAAAARLTMHRINENHGHGYKFRLQEIQGNKVETVDGGCNLELQLNLLETVCHVINPKHFEDCEIRRESARAVMANCTIKMSVRNTDANVTKYECDTRQVKTNREMVRICPDCPTLHPLNSTEGLKSVNEAVSKFNQNTTNQHYYILKEVGRIKVGYIPSVGMAYYAEFALVETHCPTGSRINPEACKPLCPDRAHHAFCKSTYFRSTGLQSVECEFYPPSNTTALGPGEQEPICRHHVGGHPPHVGAGRPLLGCILPPFGGDGHPPHVGRGEADQPVL from the exons ATGAAGGGATTTCACATCGTGGTGCTGCTGTCCTCGGCCGTGCTGCTGGTCAGCGCTGCTCCGGCTCTGGAGCtggtgacatgcagcaaagagagTGGAGCTGCGGCCGCACGGCTGACTATGCATCGCATCAACGAGAACCATGGCCACGGCTACAAGTTCAGACTCCAAGAGATCCAAGGCAACAAAGTGGAAACG GTGGACGGAGGCTGTAACCTCGAGCTGCAGTTGAACCTTCTGGAGACAGTGTGCCACGTCATCAACCCCAAACACTTTGAGGACTGTGAGATCCGTAGAGAGTCTGCGCGG gCAGTGATGGCTAACTGCACCATAAAGATGAGCGTTAGAAATACTGACGCCAACGTCACCAAGTATGAGTGTGACACGCGACAAG taaaaaCCAACAGGGAGATGGTGAGGATTTGCCCTGACTGTCCCACGCTGCACCCACTGAACAGCACTGAAGGTCTGAAGTCTGTTAATGAAGCTGTGAGCAAATTCAACCAGAACACCACCAACCAGCACTACTACATCCTGAAGGAAGTGGGACGGATCAAAGTTGGG TACATTCCCTCTGTAGGGATGGCCTACTATGCTGAGTTTGCCCTTGTGGAGACTCATTGTCCAACGGGAAGCAGAATCAATCCTGAGGCATGCAAACCCCTCTGCCCCGACAGAGCT CATCATGCTTTCTGCAAGTCAACTTACTTCAGGTCAACCGGACTCCAGTCAGTTGAGTGTGAATTCTATCCCCCATCG AACACGACTGCCCTTGGCCCTGGTGAGCAAGAGCCCATATGCAGGCATCATGTGGGTGGCCATCCTCCCCATGTAG GCGCTGGCAGACCTCTCCTTGGATGCATATTGCCTCCCTTCGGTG GCGATGGCCATCCTCCCC
- the LOC116058868 gene encoding antihemorrhagic factor BJ46a-like isoform X13, whose amino-acid sequence MKGFHIVVLLSSAVLLVSAAPALELVTCSKESGAAAARLTMHRINENHGHGYKFRLQEIQGNKVETVDGGCNLELQLNLLETVCHVINPKHFEDCEIRRESARAVMANCTIKMSVRNTDANVTKYECDTRQVKTNREMVRICPDCPTLHPLNSTEGLKSVNEAVSKFNQNTTNQHYYILKEVGRIKVGYIPSVGMAYYAEFALVETHCPTGSRINPEACKPLCPDRAHHAFCKSTYFRSTGLQSVECEFYPPSNTTALGPGEQEPICRHHVGGHPPHVGAGRPPLGPRDGDGHPPHVGNGPPPSGGNGQPSRPCGPRPHGGDGHPPHVGTWQMITAYFTDGLGRTADKV is encoded by the exons ATGAAGGGATTTCACATCGTGGTGCTGCTGTCCTCGGCCGTGCTGCTGGTCAGCGCTGCTCCGGCTCTGGAGCtggtgacatgcagcaaagagagTGGAGCTGCGGCCGCACGGCTGACTATGCATCGCATCAACGAGAACCATGGCCACGGCTACAAGTTCAGACTCCAAGAGATCCAAGGCAACAAAGTGGAAACG GTGGACGGAGGCTGTAACCTCGAGCTGCAGTTGAACCTTCTGGAGACAGTGTGCCACGTCATCAACCCCAAACACTTTGAGGACTGTGAGATCCGTAGAGAGTCTGCGCGG gCAGTGATGGCTAACTGCACCATAAAGATGAGCGTTAGAAATACTGACGCCAACGTCACCAAGTATGAGTGTGACACGCGACAAG taaaaaCCAACAGGGAGATGGTGAGGATTTGCCCTGACTGTCCCACGCTGCACCCACTGAACAGCACTGAAGGTCTGAAGTCTGTTAATGAAGCTGTGAGCAAATTCAACCAGAACACCACCAACCAGCACTACTACATCCTGAAGGAAGTGGGACGGATCAAAGTTGGG TACATTCCCTCTGTAGGGATGGCCTACTATGCTGAGTTTGCCCTTGTGGAGACTCATTGTCCAACGGGAAGCAGAATCAATCCTGAGGCATGCAAACCCCTCTGCCCCGACAGAGCT CATCATGCTTTCTGCAAGTCAACTTACTTCAGGTCAACCGGACTCCAGTCAGTTGAGTGTGAATTCTATCCCCCATCG AACACGACTGCCCTTGGCCCTGGTGAGCAAGAGCCCATATGCAGGCATCATGTGGGTGGCCATCCTCCCCATGTAGGCGCTGGCAGACCTCCCCTTGGTCCCCGTGACGGCGATGGCCATCCTCCCCATGT TGGCAATGGCCCCCCTCCCTCCGGAGGCAATGGCCAACCATCCCGTCCCTGTGGCCCTCGTCCCCATGGAGGCGATGGCCATCCTCCCC
- the LOC116058868 gene encoding alpha-2-HS-glycoprotein-like isoform X15 yields MKGFHIVVLLSSAVLLVSAAPALELVTCSKESGAAAARLTMHRINENHGHGYKFRLQEIQGNKVETVDGGCNLELQLNLLETVCHVINPKHFEDCEIRRESARAVMANCTIKMSVRNTDANVTKYECDTRQVKTNREMVRICPDCPTLHPLNSTEGLKSVNEAVSKFNQNTTNQHYYILKEVGRIKVGYIPSVGMAYYAEFALVETHCPTGSRINPEACKPLCPDRAHHAFCKSTYFRSTGLQSVECEFYPPSNTTALGPGEQEPICRHHVGGHPPHVGNGPPPSGGNGQPSRPCGPRPHGGDGHPPHVGTWQMITAYFTDGLGRTADKV; encoded by the exons ATGAAGGGATTTCACATCGTGGTGCTGCTGTCCTCGGCCGTGCTGCTGGTCAGCGCTGCTCCGGCTCTGGAGCtggtgacatgcagcaaagagagTGGAGCTGCGGCCGCACGGCTGACTATGCATCGCATCAACGAGAACCATGGCCACGGCTACAAGTTCAGACTCCAAGAGATCCAAGGCAACAAAGTGGAAACG GTGGACGGAGGCTGTAACCTCGAGCTGCAGTTGAACCTTCTGGAGACAGTGTGCCACGTCATCAACCCCAAACACTTTGAGGACTGTGAGATCCGTAGAGAGTCTGCGCGG gCAGTGATGGCTAACTGCACCATAAAGATGAGCGTTAGAAATACTGACGCCAACGTCACCAAGTATGAGTGTGACACGCGACAAG taaaaaCCAACAGGGAGATGGTGAGGATTTGCCCTGACTGTCCCACGCTGCACCCACTGAACAGCACTGAAGGTCTGAAGTCTGTTAATGAAGCTGTGAGCAAATTCAACCAGAACACCACCAACCAGCACTACTACATCCTGAAGGAAGTGGGACGGATCAAAGTTGGG TACATTCCCTCTGTAGGGATGGCCTACTATGCTGAGTTTGCCCTTGTGGAGACTCATTGTCCAACGGGAAGCAGAATCAATCCTGAGGCATGCAAACCCCTCTGCCCCGACAGAGCT CATCATGCTTTCTGCAAGTCAACTTACTTCAGGTCAACCGGACTCCAGTCAGTTGAGTGTGAATTCTATCCCCCATCG AACACGACTGCCCTTGGCCCTGGTGAGCAAGAGCCCATATGCAGGCATCATGTGGGTGGCCATCCTCCCCATGT TGGCAATGGCCCCCCTCCCTCCGGAGGCAATGGCCAACCATCCCGTCCCTGTGGCCCTCGTCCCCATGGAGGCGATGGCCATCCTCCCC
- the LOC116058868 gene encoding antihemorrhagic factor BJ46a-like isoform X1, translating to MKGFHIVVLLSSAVLLVSAAPALELVTCSKESGAAAARLTMHRINENHGHGYKFRLQEIQGNKVETVDGGCNLELQLNLLETVCHVINPKHFEDCEIRRESARAVMANCTIKMSVRNTDANVTKYECDTRQVKTNREMVRICPDCPTLHPLNSTEGLKSVNEAVSKFNQNTTNQHYYILKEVGRIKVGYIPSVGMAYYAEFALVETHCPTGSRINPEACKPLCPDRAHHAFCKSTYFRSTGLQSVECEFYPPSNTTALGPGEQEPICRHHVGGHPPHVGAGRPPLGPRDGDGHPPHVGAGRPLLGCILPPFGGNGPPPSGGNGQPSRPCGPRPHGGDGHPPRVGGSHGGPPPHGGDGHVGRHHAGDGHGDQEKQHHRPPFGSKHHFHAFHHFRHCRGSDPALHPICPWPRPWHRPSPRDKD from the exons ATGAAGGGATTTCACATCGTGGTGCTGCTGTCCTCGGCCGTGCTGCTGGTCAGCGCTGCTCCGGCTCTGGAGCtggtgacatgcagcaaagagagTGGAGCTGCGGCCGCACGGCTGACTATGCATCGCATCAACGAGAACCATGGCCACGGCTACAAGTTCAGACTCCAAGAGATCCAAGGCAACAAAGTGGAAACG GTGGACGGAGGCTGTAACCTCGAGCTGCAGTTGAACCTTCTGGAGACAGTGTGCCACGTCATCAACCCCAAACACTTTGAGGACTGTGAGATCCGTAGAGAGTCTGCGCGG gCAGTGATGGCTAACTGCACCATAAAGATGAGCGTTAGAAATACTGACGCCAACGTCACCAAGTATGAGTGTGACACGCGACAAG taaaaaCCAACAGGGAGATGGTGAGGATTTGCCCTGACTGTCCCACGCTGCACCCACTGAACAGCACTGAAGGTCTGAAGTCTGTTAATGAAGCTGTGAGCAAATTCAACCAGAACACCACCAACCAGCACTACTACATCCTGAAGGAAGTGGGACGGATCAAAGTTGGG TACATTCCCTCTGTAGGGATGGCCTACTATGCTGAGTTTGCCCTTGTGGAGACTCATTGTCCAACGGGAAGCAGAATCAATCCTGAGGCATGCAAACCCCTCTGCCCCGACAGAGCT CATCATGCTTTCTGCAAGTCAACTTACTTCAGGTCAACCGGACTCCAGTCAGTTGAGTGTGAATTCTATCCCCCATCG AACACGACTGCCCTTGGCCCTGGTGAGCAAGAGCCCATATGCAGGCATCATGTGGGTGGCCATCCTCCCCATGTAGGCGCTGGCAGACCTCCCCTTGGTCCCCGTGACGGCGATGGCCATCCTCCCCATGTAGGCGCTGGCAGACCTCTCCTTGGATGCATATTGCCTCCCTTCGGTGGCAATGGCCCCCCTCCCTCCGGAGGCAATGGCCAACCATCCCGTCCCTGTGGCCCTCGTCCCCATGGAGGCGATGGCCATCCTCCCCGTGTAGGCGGTAGCCAtggtggccctcctccccatggAGGCGATGGCCACGTTGGACGCCATCATGCCGGCGATGGCCACGGTGACCAAGAAAAGCAGCATCATAGGCCCCCATTCGGTTCTAAGCACCACTTCCATGCCTTCCATCACTTCCGTCACTGCCGTGGATCAGACCCAGCTCTCCACCCCATTTGCCCCTGGCCTCGTCCTTGGCACCGCCCCAGCCCCAGAGACAAGGACTGA
- the LOC116058868 gene encoding antihemorrhagic factor BJ46a-like isoform X9 — protein MKGFHIVVLLSSAVLLVSAAPALELVTCSKESGAAAARLTMHRINENHGHGYKFRLQEIQGNKVETVDGGCNLELQLNLLETVCHVINPKHFEDCEIRRESARAVMANCTIKMSVRNTDANVTKYECDTRQVKTNREMVRICPDCPTLHPLNSTEGLKSVNEAVSKFNQNTTNQHYYILKEVGRIKVGYIPSVGMAYYAEFALVETHCPTGSRINPEACKPLCPDRAHHAFCKSTYFRSTGLQSVECEFYPPSNTTALGPGEQEPICRHHVGGHPPHVGAGRPPLGPRDGDGHPPHVGNGPPPSGGNGQPSRPCGPRPHGGDGHPDQEKQHHRPPFGSKHHFHAFHHFRHCRGSDPALHPICPWPRPWHRPSPRDKD, from the exons ATGAAGGGATTTCACATCGTGGTGCTGCTGTCCTCGGCCGTGCTGCTGGTCAGCGCTGCTCCGGCTCTGGAGCtggtgacatgcagcaaagagagTGGAGCTGCGGCCGCACGGCTGACTATGCATCGCATCAACGAGAACCATGGCCACGGCTACAAGTTCAGACTCCAAGAGATCCAAGGCAACAAAGTGGAAACG GTGGACGGAGGCTGTAACCTCGAGCTGCAGTTGAACCTTCTGGAGACAGTGTGCCACGTCATCAACCCCAAACACTTTGAGGACTGTGAGATCCGTAGAGAGTCTGCGCGG gCAGTGATGGCTAACTGCACCATAAAGATGAGCGTTAGAAATACTGACGCCAACGTCACCAAGTATGAGTGTGACACGCGACAAG taaaaaCCAACAGGGAGATGGTGAGGATTTGCCCTGACTGTCCCACGCTGCACCCACTGAACAGCACTGAAGGTCTGAAGTCTGTTAATGAAGCTGTGAGCAAATTCAACCAGAACACCACCAACCAGCACTACTACATCCTGAAGGAAGTGGGACGGATCAAAGTTGGG TACATTCCCTCTGTAGGGATGGCCTACTATGCTGAGTTTGCCCTTGTGGAGACTCATTGTCCAACGGGAAGCAGAATCAATCCTGAGGCATGCAAACCCCTCTGCCCCGACAGAGCT CATCATGCTTTCTGCAAGTCAACTTACTTCAGGTCAACCGGACTCCAGTCAGTTGAGTGTGAATTCTATCCCCCATCG AACACGACTGCCCTTGGCCCTGGTGAGCAAGAGCCCATATGCAGGCATCATGTGGGTGGCCATCCTCCCCATGTAGGCGCTGGCAGACCTCCCCTTGGTCCCCGTGACGGCGATGGCCATCCTCCCCATGT TGGCAATGGCCCCCCTCCCTCCGGAGGCAATGGCCAACCATCCCGTCCCTGTGGCCCTCGTCCCCATGGAGGCGATGGCCATCC TGACCAAGAAAAGCAGCATCATAGGCCCCCATTCGGTTCTAAGCACCACTTCCATGCCTTCCATCACTTCCGTCACTGCCGTGGATCAGACCCAGCTCTCCACCCCATTTGCCCCTGGCCTCGTCCTTGGCACCGCCCCAGCCCCAGAGACAAGGACTGA
- the LOC116058868 gene encoding antihemorrhagic factor BJ46a-like isoform X3 has translation MKGFHIVVLLSSAVLLVSAAPALELVTCSKESGAAAARLTMHRINENHGHGYKFRLQEIQGNKVETVDGGCNLELQLNLLETVCHVINPKHFEDCEIRRESARAVMANCTIKMSVRNTDANVTKYECDTRQVKTNREMVRICPDCPTLHPLNSTEGLKSVNEAVSKFNQNTTNQHYYILKEVGRIKVGYIPSVGMAYYAEFALVETHCPTGSRINPEACKPLCPDRAHHAFCKSTYFRSTGLQSVECEFYPPSNTTALGPGEQEPICRHHVGGHPPHVGAGRPPLGPRDGDGHPPHVGNGPPPSGGNGQPSRPCGPRPHGGDGHPPRVGGSHGGPPPHGGDGHVGRHHAGDGHGDQEKQHHRPPFGSKHHFHAFHHFRHCRGSDPALHPICPWPRPWHRPSPRDKD, from the exons ATGAAGGGATTTCACATCGTGGTGCTGCTGTCCTCGGCCGTGCTGCTGGTCAGCGCTGCTCCGGCTCTGGAGCtggtgacatgcagcaaagagagTGGAGCTGCGGCCGCACGGCTGACTATGCATCGCATCAACGAGAACCATGGCCACGGCTACAAGTTCAGACTCCAAGAGATCCAAGGCAACAAAGTGGAAACG GTGGACGGAGGCTGTAACCTCGAGCTGCAGTTGAACCTTCTGGAGACAGTGTGCCACGTCATCAACCCCAAACACTTTGAGGACTGTGAGATCCGTAGAGAGTCTGCGCGG gCAGTGATGGCTAACTGCACCATAAAGATGAGCGTTAGAAATACTGACGCCAACGTCACCAAGTATGAGTGTGACACGCGACAAG taaaaaCCAACAGGGAGATGGTGAGGATTTGCCCTGACTGTCCCACGCTGCACCCACTGAACAGCACTGAAGGTCTGAAGTCTGTTAATGAAGCTGTGAGCAAATTCAACCAGAACACCACCAACCAGCACTACTACATCCTGAAGGAAGTGGGACGGATCAAAGTTGGG TACATTCCCTCTGTAGGGATGGCCTACTATGCTGAGTTTGCCCTTGTGGAGACTCATTGTCCAACGGGAAGCAGAATCAATCCTGAGGCATGCAAACCCCTCTGCCCCGACAGAGCT CATCATGCTTTCTGCAAGTCAACTTACTTCAGGTCAACCGGACTCCAGTCAGTTGAGTGTGAATTCTATCCCCCATCG AACACGACTGCCCTTGGCCCTGGTGAGCAAGAGCCCATATGCAGGCATCATGTGGGTGGCCATCCTCCCCATGTAGGCGCTGGCAGACCTCCCCTTGGTCCCCGTGACGGCGATGGCCATCCTCCCCATGT TGGCAATGGCCCCCCTCCCTCCGGAGGCAATGGCCAACCATCCCGTCCCTGTGGCCCTCGTCCCCATGGAGGCGATGGCCATCCTCCCCGTGTAGGCGGTAGCCAtggtggccctcctccccatggAGGCGATGGCCACGTTGGACGCCATCATGCCGGCGATGGCCACGGTGACCAAGAAAAGCAGCATCATAGGCCCCCATTCGGTTCTAAGCACCACTTCCATGCCTTCCATCACTTCCGTCACTGCCGTGGATCAGACCCAGCTCTCCACCCCATTTGCCCCTGGCCTCGTCCTTGGCACCGCCCCAGCCCCAGAGACAAGGACTGA
- the LOC116058868 gene encoding antihemorrhagic factor BJ46a-like isoform X7 → MKGFHIVVLLSSAVLLVSAAPALELVTCSKESGAAAARLTMHRINENHGHGYKFRLQEIQGNKVETVDGGCNLELQLNLLETVCHVINPKHFEDCEIRRESARAVMANCTIKMSVRNTDANVTKYECDTRQVKTNREMVRICPDCPTLHPLNSTEGLKSVNEAVSKFNQNTTNQHYYILKEVGRIKVGYIPSVGMAYYAEFALVETHCPTGSRINPEACKPLCPDRAHHAFCKSTYFRSTGLQSVECEFYPPSNTTALGPGEQEPICRHHVGGHPPHVGNGPPPSGGNGQPSRPCGPRPHGGDGHPPRVGGSHGGPPPHGGDGHVGRHHAGDGHGDQEKQHHRPPFGSKHHFHAFHHFRHCRGSDPALHPICPWPRPWHRPSPRDKD, encoded by the exons ATGAAGGGATTTCACATCGTGGTGCTGCTGTCCTCGGCCGTGCTGCTGGTCAGCGCTGCTCCGGCTCTGGAGCtggtgacatgcagcaaagagagTGGAGCTGCGGCCGCACGGCTGACTATGCATCGCATCAACGAGAACCATGGCCACGGCTACAAGTTCAGACTCCAAGAGATCCAAGGCAACAAAGTGGAAACG GTGGACGGAGGCTGTAACCTCGAGCTGCAGTTGAACCTTCTGGAGACAGTGTGCCACGTCATCAACCCCAAACACTTTGAGGACTGTGAGATCCGTAGAGAGTCTGCGCGG gCAGTGATGGCTAACTGCACCATAAAGATGAGCGTTAGAAATACTGACGCCAACGTCACCAAGTATGAGTGTGACACGCGACAAG taaaaaCCAACAGGGAGATGGTGAGGATTTGCCCTGACTGTCCCACGCTGCACCCACTGAACAGCACTGAAGGTCTGAAGTCTGTTAATGAAGCTGTGAGCAAATTCAACCAGAACACCACCAACCAGCACTACTACATCCTGAAGGAAGTGGGACGGATCAAAGTTGGG TACATTCCCTCTGTAGGGATGGCCTACTATGCTGAGTTTGCCCTTGTGGAGACTCATTGTCCAACGGGAAGCAGAATCAATCCTGAGGCATGCAAACCCCTCTGCCCCGACAGAGCT CATCATGCTTTCTGCAAGTCAACTTACTTCAGGTCAACCGGACTCCAGTCAGTTGAGTGTGAATTCTATCCCCCATCG AACACGACTGCCCTTGGCCCTGGTGAGCAAGAGCCCATATGCAGGCATCATGTGGGTGGCCATCCTCCCCATGT TGGCAATGGCCCCCCTCCCTCCGGAGGCAATGGCCAACCATCCCGTCCCTGTGGCCCTCGTCCCCATGGAGGCGATGGCCATCCTCCCCGTGTAGGCGGTAGCCAtggtggccctcctccccatggAGGCGATGGCCACGTTGGACGCCATCATGCCGGCGATGGCCACGGTGACCAAGAAAAGCAGCATCATAGGCCCCCATTCGGTTCTAAGCACCACTTCCATGCCTTCCATCACTTCCGTCACTGCCGTGGATCAGACCCAGCTCTCCACCCCATTTGCCCCTGGCCTCGTCCTTGGCACCGCCCCAGCCCCAGAGACAAGGACTGA
- the LOC116058868 gene encoding antihemorrhagic factor BJ46a-like isoform X12: protein MKGFHIVVLLSSAVLLVSAAPALELVTCSKESGAAAARLTMHRINENHGHGYKFRLQEIQGNKVETVDGGCNLELQLNLLETVCHVINPKHFEDCEIRRESARAVMANCTIKMSVRNTDANVTKYECDTRQVKTNREMVRICPDCPTLHPLNSTEGLKSVNEAVSKFNQNTTNQHYYILKEVGRIKVGYIPSVGMAYYAEFALVETHCPTGSRINPEACKPLCPDRAHHAFCKSTYFRSTGLQSVECEFYPPSNTTALGPGEQEPICRHHVGGHPPHVGNGPPPSGGNGQPSRPCGPRPHGGDGHPDQEKQHHRPPFGSKHHFHAFHHFRHCRGSDPALHPICPWPRPWHRPSPRDKD from the exons ATGAAGGGATTTCACATCGTGGTGCTGCTGTCCTCGGCCGTGCTGCTGGTCAGCGCTGCTCCGGCTCTGGAGCtggtgacatgcagcaaagagagTGGAGCTGCGGCCGCACGGCTGACTATGCATCGCATCAACGAGAACCATGGCCACGGCTACAAGTTCAGACTCCAAGAGATCCAAGGCAACAAAGTGGAAACG GTGGACGGAGGCTGTAACCTCGAGCTGCAGTTGAACCTTCTGGAGACAGTGTGCCACGTCATCAACCCCAAACACTTTGAGGACTGTGAGATCCGTAGAGAGTCTGCGCGG gCAGTGATGGCTAACTGCACCATAAAGATGAGCGTTAGAAATACTGACGCCAACGTCACCAAGTATGAGTGTGACACGCGACAAG taaaaaCCAACAGGGAGATGGTGAGGATTTGCCCTGACTGTCCCACGCTGCACCCACTGAACAGCACTGAAGGTCTGAAGTCTGTTAATGAAGCTGTGAGCAAATTCAACCAGAACACCACCAACCAGCACTACTACATCCTGAAGGAAGTGGGACGGATCAAAGTTGGG TACATTCCCTCTGTAGGGATGGCCTACTATGCTGAGTTTGCCCTTGTGGAGACTCATTGTCCAACGGGAAGCAGAATCAATCCTGAGGCATGCAAACCCCTCTGCCCCGACAGAGCT CATCATGCTTTCTGCAAGTCAACTTACTTCAGGTCAACCGGACTCCAGTCAGTTGAGTGTGAATTCTATCCCCCATCG AACACGACTGCCCTTGGCCCTGGTGAGCAAGAGCCCATATGCAGGCATCATGTGGGTGGCCATCCTCCCCATGT TGGCAATGGCCCCCCTCCCTCCGGAGGCAATGGCCAACCATCCCGTCCCTGTGGCCCTCGTCCCCATGGAGGCGATGGCCATCC TGACCAAGAAAAGCAGCATCATAGGCCCCCATTCGGTTCTAAGCACCACTTCCATGCCTTCCATCACTTCCGTCACTGCCGTGGATCAGACCCAGCTCTCCACCCCATTTGCCCCTGGCCTCGTCCTTGGCACCGCCCCAGCCCCAGAGACAAGGACTGA